AGGTTAAGATAAATGTGATATGTCAAAGACATTTATAAATGAGTAAAATGGTAGATTTTTGGGTAAAAATGCATAGAAAATTGAGAAgattgaaaaaatataatttttctcatAGACATTTTTGGTAGTATAGATAGGAAATATTAAAAGacaaaataattttctttcatCCATTGTTCAgtaagatttaaaaaataataatagtaaaatatttgaaaaatacatgattttgaattaatataacatctcttttattttctcttttctcgtCTTTTAATTTGAAAGGACTAATTTTGATGCGTCAGTACGAATCACTTTTTATCTCTCCacttttttaatcaattaaacaCATCTTTAATTTTTCGACATGAAATTCACAAGAAGCTTATTATTGTTccatggtgtatatatatataggttatgTACGTGATGAGAAGGCAACAGCAGAAATCTTGGACTCAGAAGGGTGGCTAAAAACTGGTGACATATGTTATTTTGATTCTGAAGGATTTCTCTATGTTGTTGATAGGTTGAAGGAATTGATCAAATACAAAGCTTACCAGGTAAATCATCATTTACTTTTACAGCTTAGATTTCTTAAACTCAAAATCGAAGTTAGAAATTAATATAGAGGAGCTCAAGgttcaattatatatttttatattaatttatatctgtaatttcaaaaaggattaaatcataattCTAACATTTTAagaatcaaattataattttatcatatattaatttaagattttatgatttttgagatttaaggtttaaaatccaactcattatttttttaaagaaactcgagactaaattatatattttttcgttAGTTATAATGCAATATTACCCTTATATATTTGTGGCTTttgaaaagaattaaattaaaattttaatatttttaagagttgaaactataattttatcaTCTAAGATTTTATGAACTTTGAGATAAAAAGCAGCAACTTTTGTTTTAGGGGAACCACTGCTTGCCTACCTTCCTCTAACTTGAGTATGAGTGTCtgatacatatttttttttattcaattgacTAAAAACCACGAGACGTGACATATCCGGTTGGAAATGTTGCTCTTTAAACCTTTGTGGACAACACAATCAATGTATTGTATGGAATATCAAAATGCAGGTCCCTCCAGCTGAATTGGAACATTTACTTCATTCCCATCCAGAAATCGTTGATGCTGCGGTGGTTCCGTATGtacttcttatatatatatatattatcatgtgTTCTTTAACTCAGTATCATAAATCTTATATCGATTGATCAGGTACCCGGATGAAGAAGCAGGGCAGATTCCCATGGCATATGTAGTCAAGAACCCTGGAAGTAACATTACAGAGGCACAAATCATGGATTTCATTGCAGAACAGGCACGTTTCTAAAACAACACCACAAATAATATATTGCCTTTTTTTAGGCAAAACTGTGAGCGAGAGCCCCTTTTTTGACATTTGCAGGTTGCACCGTACAAGAAAATCCGACGAGTTGCTTTTATAACTTCAATAACAAGAACTCCGGCAGGGAAGATATTAAGGAGGAAACTCATTAATCACTCTCTATCTCATGGTTTATCTAAACTATAGCGGCGAATATTGACAATCGACTTTGAAGCCTACTTAATTATGCAACAACTAGAATTATTTAAATCCCATATAAAGGCTAAGAAAATGATAGAGCTAAATGTTCAAATTTCATTATATCATGAATTCAAAATTTAAcgtgaattattttattaatatcatataaaactgtaaaaaaagtaaaaataaaaaagaaataaaaaaaaactaaatcactCTAACAATAACCAATTTACTTtgtgtataaaaaaaattaataattttttaacaatatcATTTACTCATAACATTAACTGAACGACGTAATATAAGTATAGATATATACCTTTATAGCTTATATTATCAATGAGAACTATATATGTAAGTTCTgcactaataaaaataaaaaatatttctaaaaccacaatttattaatttatgtgcaataaatataagaaaacaaaatacaaaaataataatattaggaAAATATTTAGTAGActgtcaaaaaaaattttaaactcaatatATCAAAGATTGATACATACGAGTATagcaaaatattaaataatagttacttagaagaaaaataaataactattttgaaattacttatgcaataaaaaattaatgcacaaaattatttaaattttacgtGAAGAAATTAAAATCTTTCAAAATTGAAAATAGAGCAAATGCTCGttctaatatattaaaattttataaaatctaaTTAAGAAAAAGATTTGTTATGGGCGGGGAAAAACAGCATCCCCATAATAAATTGACCCACATGACATAGAAAAACTATAAATCGTGGCCAATCCTTAAAAATACTTTATGGAAAAAAATCATGAACCGCGGCTTACACAAAAAAGAAAGTAGCTATATTCTTCCCATTTCAGatattaattacaaaatataatcaaaattaatatcatgaataaaataaattctaCCAATTATCTTCAATATGTATATAACTTGAATTATGGAAAACATAAGGTCGGGGCAAGATCGAACACCCATTACCCATCTATCATAAATTTTTACAGAATACGACGTGAAATCTACAGATTTTTAATATCCTTAAATTACAACATACTAAACTCGTCTGTAAATCGACCACCATATGAATCAAGGATTAACCTTCTTGAATTCTTATTCTAAGTATCTTGTATGATACTTCCAATATTTATTcaagacaaaaataaaaaataaaaattcatatataaaattacaaattacaccacaaatctaatataaatttgaGACTACATTTACTAATAGATAAAGACTTGAACCACTGACTTCTACATAATTTACTTcctaattttcattaaaacaTGGAATATTCATCGCAATGCCAGCATATCAGATACCAACCCTCAGAACAATTATAATATATCCTATAAATAATAACGTTAAGAACAAAGAAGATTTACATAATAAAAATCAATACTTCAATTCACAAAGAATTCTACACATTGAAGCAAAGATcacaattttaattatatatatttaaatcaattcaaaattcagAAGTATATGTATTTTGAATATTCAGGCTCCATTTAATGTATGCTTTTTCCTTGAGAAAGAAAAGTTTTCAGGAATCAAAGAGACAATTCTGCACGGAGAAACTCAGTGCATAGTTTTCACCCATTTCGCAGTAGAATCACCACCCACCCCATATGCCATATCATTTGTTCaacgtcatcatcatcatcatcccgACAACAAGCTTCGTAGTTATGAAAATTTGGTCTATAGCATTAGGCCGGGCACCACTCATCAGTTCTGCTTTTTAACAGTTCCCATGTTAGAAAAGTAACAGCTAACACTACTAACTCCAACTTGCGTTCTAATTGTCAGTTAATTCCTTCAAATCATTATTAGCTCATATATATCTTTAACAGCAAACCCAGACAGCCATCCATCATGATTATTTCATATAAACAACCATACCTCTCACTTTGATGAGCCTTCAGCGTCGACTTGGTTTGGTTCAATCACATCCGCTTGTATCATACAATTGTTTCATTATTACAGTTCAAGATTGTAAAAGCTGTAACAATTCATTCATGAGGAGAAAAggataaatgaaaagaaaaagtaagagATGATACGCTTTATCCATCTTCAATGTCAACTTGGTTTGGTTCAATCACATCCGCTTGTAGCGTATATTTCACTTTTACAGTTCATGATGGTTAAAGCTGTAAGAATTCATTCATGAGGAGAAAAAGGATAAAGGAAAAGAACAAGGTAAGACATGATACACTTTAACCGTCTGCAGAGTTCAAATTGGTTCGATTCACTCACTTCCACTTGCATTATATAATCGTTCCATTTTATACAGTTCAAGATGGTTAAAGCTGTAAGATCCATTCATGAGGACAAAggaataaaggaaaaggaaaaagaaaaagaaaagaaagagtaagAGATGATACGCTTATAAGAGTTCCTTTTATCTTATATTTCTCCGTCAGTAACATCTGCATATGTTAAATCAGAAACATCTGTGCATCATATCCAGCCAATTACTCCATAACATCAATTCTTTTGGTCATAATTATACTAACAGTTCGATCAAAAGAAAATAAGGCAAGACCAGCAATGCATAAAGCATCTTACTTGCACAATAAAGGATAACATAAATATGTGTAAGCTGCAAACCTTCCCGCAATGCTGCAACAATTGCAACAGACAAGAAAACAAAACCAGCATCTTATAAATGATTTAATTCATTTCCAAAGCAGTCAACTTACTGCTTATGAGCAGGAAAGACCAATGCTGTTCGCTTCCAAACATCAGTAGACTCTTGCAAGCAATGTGAAAAATTGAAGGAAACAATGTGAGCAATAATATAACAATAAGGAAATTTTAAACATGGCTAAAGATATATACACAAGTATCTGATACAATATACTAAGAAAAGGTAAAGTCAATAACCTTCACCTTCATATTCAATCGGTGCTAAGGACCATTACAATTCATCACAAAATCATCCTAATAAGTGAATTGAGGAAGGCTGTAACTAATCACCTCGAAAAATTAATCTCTGCAAGCAAGTCATCTATGTGCCTGCCAATCAATGATATGTTTCTTGCAATACTTTGCCACCAAAACATGCAATTGCTGCAACTAACCTCTTGTTAATCATTGAACCAAGATACAAACAGAACGAAAAATAGCATAGTGGCTCTATGAGCCAATCCGCTAGCCCCACAACAGTATAAAAGGGATTTTTTTCCCCACCGCAGCTGCATCACATTCGGATCATGGTTCCTTGTATATGTCtctaaatcaaaacaaaaaataagataCAACTATCACTGCAAACCGATTCAAACTTTAGGGCGGAAAGTTGGCAAGAATTCTTTAGATTTTGGTAGAGGAAGCTCACGGAACCAATCATGTTTAAGAGCATCATCAGCTGTTATTCTCTGCATAAATAAGAACCTTCAATTAGTTGGGACCAATATATATAAGCTTAAGGTTAACAACTTGGAATGTTAAAAACTCATATAATTACTTTATCAGGATCGTATATAAGAAGCCTGTTTAATAAATCAAATCCAGCATCAGAAAGAACAGCAGATCCTGTGAAAGATGCCACAGGAAACTTTTTACGCAACAAATTATACCtgcaaaaagaaaacaaaatcaaCTGTTCATTGAACTGAATAAATACTGAACATATAGATaccataatataaa
The Gossypium hirsutum isolate 1008001.06 chromosome A07, Gossypium_hirsutum_v2.1, whole genome shotgun sequence genome window above contains:
- the LOC121232054 gene encoding 4-coumarate--CoA ligase-like 9; the encoded protein is MDETVVFKDRFEFEGILRAIKKYKITYMPVSPPLVMAFTKSELTKKYDLNLIMFLRSGGAPLGKEVTERFKEKFSTVELIQGYGLTETGGGATKVIGPEEAGRYGSVGRIAENMEGKIVDPETSEKLPPRWRGELWLRGPTVMKGYVRDEKATAEILDSEGWLKTGDICYFDSEGFLYVVDRLKELIKYKAYQVPPAELEHLLHSHPEIVDAAVVPYPDEEAGQIPMAYVVKNPGSNITEAQIMDFIAEQVAPYKKIRRVAFITSITRTPAGKILRRKLINHSLSHGLSKL